Part of the Pseudodesulfovibrio hydrargyri genome is shown below.
ATCGAGATGGCCGGCGTGGCCCTTGAGCGCATCTCCCTGGGGGCGTTGATCATCGCCCTGGGCATGCTGGTGGACAACGCCATCGTGGTGGTCGAGGGCATCCTCATCCGCTATCAGGGGGGCGAGGACCGCGTTAAGGCCTGCGCCGACGTGGTGGATCAGAACATGTGGCCGCTGCTGGGCGCGACCGTCATCGCGATCATGGCCTTTGCCGGCATCGGCCTGAGCGAGGAGTCGGTCGGCGAGTTCTGCAACTCCCTGTTCATCGTCCTGTGCGTCTCCCTGTTCATGAGCTGGGTGACGGCGGTGACCGTGACCCCGCTTCTGTGCAAGCTGTTTCTCCATCCCAAGCCCCGCGGGGCCGAAGAGGATCCCTATGGCGGGGGCATCTTCCGCTTCTACAGGCGGTGCCTGGAGGCCTGCATGAGACACCGTCTGACGACGGTGGGGGTGCTCATCGGCATGCTGGCGGTATCGATCTACGGATTCGGCTTCGTCAAGCAGTCCTTTTTCCCGAACTCCACCCAACCGAGGTTCTTCCTCCACTACTGGCTGCCCCAGGGGAGCGATATCCGCCACACCAGCGAGCAGATATCCGAAATCGAGGCCATGCTCATGAAGGACGAGCGCGTCAAGTCGGTGGCGACCTTCGTGGGCGAGGGCGCGCCCCGCTTCATCCTCACCTATACTCCGGAGAAGACCAATTCGTCCTACGGGCTGTTGCTGGTCGAGGTCGAGAATTACGAGCAGGTCGATGCCGTCCTGGCCGAATACAGGGACAAGGTCGACAGGCAGTATCCGGACTCCGAGGCCAAATTCAAGAAGTTCCGCCTCGGACCGGGCCGGGACGCCCCCATCGAGGTCCGCTTCAGCGGCCCGGACACCAAGGTCCTGCGCGAACTCTCGCTTAAGGCCCAGAAGATCATGCACGCCTCCGGGAACGCCCGGTCCATACGCGACAACTGGCGTCAGCCCGTCAAGGTGATCCGGCCGGTCCTTTCCGAAACGCCGGCCAAGCGGGCGGGCATCACGCGTCCGGCCCTGGCCGACGCCCTGAACACCTTCTTCAACGGCACCCAGATCGGGGTGTACCGGGAGAACGACAATCTGCTTCCCATCGTCCTGCGTCCGCCGGCCGACGAGCGGAACAACGTGCATGAACTCGGCAACGTCCAGGTCTTCAGCCCGACGGCCGGGCGCATGATCCCCATGGAGGAGGTCGTCTCCGAGATGCGCACGGAAATGGACTTCGGCATTATCCGCTCCCGGAACCGCATGCTGACCATCACGGCCTCCTGTGACCCGATCGAGGGCTTGCCTTCGACGCTGCTCGCGGAATTGATGCCGCGCATCGAGGCGATAAAACTGCCGACGGGCTACTTCATGGAATGGGGCGGCGAATACGAGGATTCGAACGACGCGCAGCAGAGCCTGGCCAAGGGAGTCATCCTGCCCACGATCATCATGGTTCTGATGACGGTCCTGCTCTTCAACAAGATCCGCAATCCCCTCGTCATCTGGCTGACGGTCCCGCTGGCCATCATCGGCG
Proteins encoded:
- a CDS encoding efflux RND transporter permease subunit translates to MNIAEYSIRKSTVTLVLTLCFLVGGVAAFMNMPRLEDPDFTIKEALVITNYPGATPEEVANEVTDVIESATQQLGQLDKVSSQSNPGQSIVTVEVKEKYDKETLPQVWDELRRKINDAQGELPPGAGPSLVVDDFSDVYGILLSISGDGYSTQDIQDFAKYLRKQLLLVDNVAKISLWGEQQENVYIEMSRARMSRMGVTMDAVTDTLAQRNLVVPAGNVRVGPEYVRISPTGVKPTVKSLGDLLIANADGTNLVALKEIADISRGYSDTPSQVMRFDGKPAVAMGISMISTGNVVELGKAIDQRLEELQSMTPVGMHINTVYYQPKRVEQAISSFTLNLAEAVAIVIVVLLLFMGLQSGVLIGVILLITICGSFIFIEMAGVALERISLGALIIALGMLVDNAIVVVEGILIRYQGGEDRVKACADVVDQNMWPLLGATVIAIMAFAGIGLSEESVGEFCNSLFIVLCVSLFMSWVTAVTVTPLLCKLFLHPKPRGAEEDPYGGGIFRFYRRCLEACMRHRLTTVGVLIGMLAVSIYGFGFVKQSFFPNSTQPRFFLHYWLPQGSDIRHTSEQISEIEAMLMKDERVKSVATFVGEGAPRFILTYTPEKTNSSYGLLLVEVENYEQVDAVLAEYRDKVDRQYPDSEAKFKKFRLGPGRDAPIEVRFSGPDTKVLRELSLKAQKIMHASGNARSIRDNWRQPVKVIRPVLSETPAKRAGITRPALADALNTFFNGTQIGVYRENDNLLPIVLRPPADERNNVHELGNVQVFSPTAGRMIPMEEVVSEMRTEMDFGIIRSRNRMLTITASCDPIEGLPSTLLAELMPRIEAIKLPTGYFMEWGGEYEDSNDAQQSLAKGVILPTIIMVLMTVLLFNKIRNPLVIWLTVPLAIIGVTASLLASGQPFGFMALLGFLSLSGMLIKNAIVLLDQIMLELMKGRPPYLAIVESAVSRIRPVAMAAATTILGMLPLMFDPFFSAMAVTIMGGLMFATILTLIVVPVLFAMFHRIRNPGD